Proteins from a single region of Caloramator sp. E03:
- a CDS encoding D-alanine--D-alanine ligase family protein, with the protein MSKKKVAVIFGGRSVEHEVSVITGIQVIENIDKNKYDVVPVYVSKSGDWYTGEELLDIKNYKDINNLLSKSKKAFLSPVPSIKALIVIPEKKGFFKKDVEYIPIDVIFPAFHGAHGEDGTMQGLFELADIPYVGSGVTGSAVGMDKIIMKDIFKANGLPIVNYIWFTRDEYEKNKDSIVQKIESQIGYPSFVKPANLGSSIGIGKAKNTEDLLNAIEVATKYDRRIIVEKAVENCIEINCSVIGFDNDFISSVCEQPISIEEFLSFDDKYMRGSSSKGMKSTVRKIPAPISEEKTKEIKDLSIDAFRMLDCSGVARIDFLVEKDSMKVYVNEINTIPGSISFYLWEPCGIKFKELIDKLIEIAIKRHDEYNKNIYTFDTALLAKASAGAITGGKVNK; encoded by the coding sequence ATGTCAAAGAAGAAAGTAGCTGTTATTTTTGGAGGACGTTCCGTTGAACATGAAGTTTCGGTAATAACTGGAATTCAGGTGATAGAAAACATTGACAAAAATAAATATGATGTTGTACCTGTTTATGTTTCAAAAAGTGGTGATTGGTATACAGGAGAGGAGCTTTTAGATATAAAAAATTATAAAGACATAAATAACCTATTATCAAAATCTAAAAAAGCATTTTTATCACCTGTACCATCTATAAAGGCATTAATAGTTATTCCAGAGAAGAAGGGTTTTTTCAAAAAGGATGTTGAATATATTCCAATAGATGTTATATTCCCAGCTTTTCATGGAGCCCATGGTGAAGATGGAACTATGCAGGGACTTTTTGAACTTGCAGATATCCCTTATGTTGGAAGTGGCGTTACAGGTTCAGCTGTTGGGATGGATAAGATAATAATGAAGGATATTTTTAAAGCAAATGGCCTTCCAATTGTAAATTATATTTGGTTCACAAGAGATGAATATGAAAAAAATAAAGATAGTATAGTTCAAAAAATTGAAAGTCAAATAGGATATCCTTCCTTTGTAAAGCCAGCTAATCTTGGTTCAAGCATAGGGATTGGAAAAGCAAAAAATACAGAAGATCTTTTGAATGCTATCGAAGTAGCTACTAAATATGATAGAAGGATAATAGTTGAAAAGGCTGTTGAAAATTGCATTGAAATAAATTGTTCAGTTATAGGATTTGATAATGATTTTATATCATCAGTATGTGAACAGCCTATATCAATTGAAGAATTTCTAAGCTTTGATGATAAATATATGAGAGGAAGCAGTTCTAAGGGAATGAAGAGTACAGTAAGAAAAATACCTGCACCGATTTCTGAAGAAAAAACTAAGGAGATTAAGGATCTTTCAATTGATGCCTTTAGAATGCTTGATTGCAGTGGTGTTGCGAGGATTGACTTTTTAGTTGAAAAGGATTCTATGAAGGTATATGTCAATGAGATTAATACAATACCTGGATCTATTTCCTTCTATCTTTGGGAACCTTGTGGCATAAAATTTAAAGAACTTATTGATAAACTTATAGAGATTGCAATAAAAAGACATGATGAATACAATAAAAATATCTATACCTTTGATACGGCACTTTTGGCAAAGGCAAGTGCTGGAGCTATAACAGGGGGAAAAGTTAATAAATAA
- a CDS encoding M20/M25/M40 family metallo-hydrolase yields the protein MEGREFLFKLSNSMGVSGYEHNLNSLLEEYFKGYVDEISYGKLGDFIGIKKGRGSLKIMIAAHLDEVGLMVTEIDDRGFVHFRVINGIDPKTLPAQEVIIHGKKEVYGVIGAKPPHILTSEDLKKAIDVDDMLIDTGLEKDKLIEIVSPGDVITIKRDATNLLGDFITGKAFDDRAGVCAMFECAKILKDCEHYPDVYFVATVMEEVGHKGARTVTNVINPDIGIAIDVTSADKYASDDILVECGKNIKIAVGPNIHPELVEKLIETAQEQDIPYKIVAEPGRTGTDAWDIQVSGEGVATLLVSIPIKYMHTSVEVLNYTDIEKVGKLIASFILSLKDWSDIYA from the coding sequence ATGGAGGGCAGAGAATTTCTTTTTAAACTCAGCAATAGTATGGGTGTTTCAGGATATGAGCACAATCTTAATAGTTTACTTGAAGAATACTTTAAAGGTTATGTTGATGAAATTAGCTATGGCAAACTTGGAGATTTTATTGGAATAAAAAAAGGTAGGGGAAGCCTTAAAATAATGATTGCTGCCCATTTAGATGAGGTCGGGCTTATGGTAACAGAAATTGATGATAGAGGATTTGTGCATTTTAGAGTTATAAATGGAATAGATCCTAAAACTCTTCCTGCACAGGAAGTTATAATTCATGGTAAAAAGGAAGTTTATGGAGTAATAGGTGCAAAACCACCACATATATTAACAAGTGAAGATTTAAAGAAGGCTATAGATGTTGATGATATGTTAATTGATACAGGGCTTGAAAAAGATAAGCTGATTGAAATAGTTTCACCTGGAGATGTAATAACTATAAAAAGAGATGCTACTAATCTTTTAGGGGATTTTATAACAGGAAAAGCATTTGATGATAGGGCTGGAGTATGTGCAATGTTTGAATGCGCAAAGATTTTAAAGGATTGTGAACATTATCCTGATGTATATTTTGTTGCTACTGTCATGGAGGAGGTTGGGCATAAAGGTGCAAGAACAGTAACTAATGTTATTAATCCCGATATTGGTATAGCAATTGATGTAACGAGTGCCGATAAATATGCAAGTGATGATATATTGGTTGAGTGTGGAAAAAACATAAAAATAGCTGTTGGACCTAATATACATCCTGAGCTTGTTGAAAAATTAATTGAAACTGCCCAGGAACAAGACATACCTTATAAAATTGTTGCTGAACCAGGAAGAACAGGTACCGATGCCTGGGACATTCAGGTTTCTGGGGAAGGCGTGGCAACGCTGCTTGTTTCAATTCCAATTAAATATATGCATACATCGGTTGAAGTATTAAATTACACTGATATTGAAAAAGTTGGGAAATTAATAGCATCATTTATATTGTCTTTAAAGGATTGGAGTGATATATATGCTTAA
- a CDS encoding M42 family metallopeptidase, with translation MLKEYATSFGVSGCEGEIRNVIKKNVEEIGKVSIDRIGNLIVHKKGKGKRVMIAAHMDEVGFIVTNILSDGRIKFAPVGGIDLKILPSKRVVFGKNKIKGVIGVKPIHLQPQEERNKPFLSKDLFIDIGATSFDEASKYIRIGDYATFESEYIELEEFIKSKALDDRVGCAIITEALKDNYNLDLYGVFTVQEEVGLRGAEVASRTIMPEIAIIIEGTTCADIVKDERDFVTTLGLGPAISLMDRTSAGNLKLIKRIVDVAKKYDIPFQYRKGSVGGNDAGIIHKAGEGCITSTISVPTRYIHSPVSMINKKDYKDTLELLKLVLHSLEVDLDETN, from the coding sequence ATGCTTAAGGAATATGCAACATCCTTTGGAGTTTCTGGCTGTGAAGGTGAAATAAGAAACGTTATAAAAAAGAATGTTGAAGAAATAGGTAAAGTTTCAATTGATAGGATAGGTAATCTTATAGTTCATAAAAAAGGAAAAGGGAAAAGGGTTATGATAGCAGCTCATATGGATGAGGTTGGGTTTATAGTAACTAATATTTTAAGTGATGGTAGAATAAAGTTTGCCCCTGTTGGTGGTATAGATTTAAAGATACTTCCATCTAAAAGAGTAGTTTTTGGCAAAAACAAGATTAAAGGAGTTATAGGTGTAAAGCCAATACATCTACAGCCACAGGAAGAGAGAAATAAGCCTTTTTTATCAAAAGATTTATTTATAGATATAGGAGCAACATCCTTTGATGAAGCCAGTAAATATATAAGAATAGGTGATTATGCAACTTTTGAAAGTGAATATATTGAATTAGAAGAATTCATAAAATCAAAAGCACTGGATGACAGGGTAGGTTGTGCTATTATAACTGAGGCTTTAAAAGACAACTATAACCTTGACCTTTATGGTGTGTTTACTGTTCAGGAGGAAGTTGGATTAAGAGGTGCTGAGGTTGCATCAAGGACTATTATGCCAGAGATTGCAATAATAATTGAAGGGACAACCTGTGCTGATATCGTAAAAGATGAAAGGGATTTTGTAACAACTTTAGGATTAGGGCCTGCAATTTCTCTTATGGATAGAACATCAGCAGGGAATTTAAAACTAATTAAAAGGATAGTTGATGTTGCAAAGAAATATGATATTCCTTTTCAATATAGAAAAGGAAGTGTAGGAGGGAATGATGCAGGAATTATACACAAAGCCGGTGAAGGATGTATAACATCAACTATATCTGTTCCTACAAGATATATTCATTCGCCGGTTAGTATGATAAATAAAAAGGATTACAAAGATACTTTAGAATTATTAAAATTAGTATTGCATAGCTTGGAGGTAGATTTAGATGAAACTAATTAA
- a CDS encoding M42 family metallopeptidase, with translation MKLIKELTEAFGPSGDEEKVANIIINEIKDYADEIKRDRLGNVIALKRGNGKGKMMLTAHIDQIGILVLDIEKNGLLRFTSVGHYNPIAIINQIVVFKNGVCGRIMAENFEKNKEIKIKDMFIDIGELNYEGASSKVNIGSFGILKTDFIVNDRRIITGALDNRIGCFALIETLKKIENNECDVYFVFTVQEETYLSGASVAAYSIEPDIAIAVDTTFTGDSLEGIRTSVKLGEGTAITIMDDGLISHPEVKNLLLDTARKYGIKYQFDIAKGATDGSAIHVTKYGVKTASLSIPLRYMHTPYEVVDMNDVEETIELLLKIAVEYKK, from the coding sequence ATGAAACTAATTAAAGAATTAACAGAAGCCTTTGGACCATCTGGTGATGAGGAAAAGGTTGCAAACATTATTATTAATGAGATTAAGGATTATGCTGATGAAATAAAAAGGGACAGGCTTGGAAATGTGATTGCTCTAAAAAGAGGGAATGGCAAAGGCAAAATGATGCTTACAGCTCATATAGATCAGATAGGTATTCTTGTACTTGATATTGAAAAAAATGGTCTTTTGAGATTTACATCTGTAGGACATTATAATCCAATAGCAATAATAAATCAAATCGTCGTATTTAAAAATGGAGTATGTGGGAGGATAATGGCAGAAAATTTTGAAAAAAATAAGGAAATAAAAATTAAAGATATGTTTATTGACATAGGAGAATTAAACTATGAAGGAGCAAGTAGTAAAGTTAATATAGGTTCCTTTGGAATTTTAAAGACTGATTTTATAGTCAATGATAGAAGAATAATAACAGGAGCTTTAGATAATAGAATTGGATGTTTTGCATTAATTGAAACTTTAAAGAAAATAGAGAATAACGAATGTGATGTATATTTTGTATTTACTGTTCAAGAGGAAACTTATTTAAGTGGTGCTTCAGTTGCAGCCTATTCGATTGAACCTGATATTGCAATAGCAGTTGATACAACTTTTACGGGAGATTCATTGGAAGGAATAAGAACAAGTGTAAAGCTTGGGGAAGGGACAGCAATAACGATAATGGATGATGGACTTATAAGCCATCCTGAAGTTAAAAATTTGCTTTTAGATACAGCTAGAAAATATGGTATAAAATATCAGTTTGATATTGCTAAGGGTGCAACTGATGGAAGTGCAATACATGTTACGAAATATGGTGTTAAAACTGCTTCTTTAAGTATACCACTAAGATATATGCACACTCCCTATGAGGTTGTTGATATGAATGATGTAGAAGAAACTATTGAGCTTCTTTTAAAGATAGCAGTGGAATATAAAAAATAA
- a CDS encoding DMT family transporter: MKVKGYIYAIISAIFFGTSGIFVKNGYSDNFSPTDLLMLQYIIAGIILLLICKIKYKKEMKISKSVFKKLLIQGAFANTLMTVFFYSSFKYLDVSIATMLLYTYPAMVAISSSIFLKEKISKIKVFAILGTFLGCMMVLNIFSNNFKNLSIIGIIFGLLAAIFYTFMNIYAKKIVDDLHPVIVTFYTTLFSLFVLLVFNFNFILKLPNLSYKSILNAALLAFFCEIIPLTLLYAAIRYIGPVITSIIGTLELPSAAILSLIFLKEKISILQILGIVIVIYSVIVLKKYES; the protein is encoded by the coding sequence ATGAAAGTTAAAGGATATATATATGCAATAATATCTGCAATATTTTTTGGAACTTCAGGTATATTTGTTAAAAACGGATATAGTGACAATTTCAGCCCAACAGATCTTTTAATGCTTCAATATATAATAGCAGGTATTATACTTTTATTAATATGTAAAATAAAATACAAAAAGGAAATGAAAATATCAAAATCTGTTTTTAAAAAGCTTTTAATACAAGGTGCCTTTGCAAATACACTAATGACTGTTTTCTTTTATTCATCATTTAAATATCTTGATGTTTCTATAGCAACAATGCTTTTATATACATATCCTGCTATGGTTGCTATATCATCCTCAATATTTTTAAAAGAAAAAATTTCTAAAATAAAGGTATTTGCAATACTTGGAACTTTCTTAGGTTGTATGATGGTTCTTAACATATTTTCAAACAATTTCAAAAATCTATCTATAATTGGCATCATTTTTGGATTACTTGCAGCAATTTTTTATACATTTATGAACATATATGCAAAAAAAATAGTTGATGATTTGCATCCTGTAATAGTTACATTTTACACAACTTTATTTTCACTTTTTGTACTTTTAGTCTTCAACTTTAATTTTATATTAAAACTTCCTAATCTATCATATAAATCAATTTTAAATGCAGCACTTTTAGCCTTTTTTTGCGAAATCATACCTTTGACTTTACTTTATGCAGCAATAAGATATATTGGGCCAGTTATAACTTCCATTATAGGGACATTAGAGCTCCCATCTGCCGCCATTTTATCCCTTATATTTTTGAAAGAAAAAATCTCTATACTTCAAATATTAGGAATAGTTATTGTTATTTACTCTGTTATAGTACTTAAAAAATATGAAAGTTAG
- a CDS encoding DUF1294 domain-containing protein, whose protein sequence is MRFIVYYLILINLYAFFIMYFDKIKSRKGKWRVPESRLFIIASIFGSIGIYFGMYAFRHKTKHKKFTVGIPAIIIAQIFITFKIIGKI, encoded by the coding sequence ATGAGATTTATAGTGTATTACCTTATTTTGATAAATTTATATGCATTTTTTATTATGTATTTTGATAAAATTAAATCAAGAAAAGGTAAGTGGAGAGTGCCTGAAAGCAGGCTCTTTATTATAGCATCTATTTTTGGAAGTATAGGTATTTATTTTGGAATGTATGCATTTAGGCATAAAACAAAGCATAAGAAATTTACAGTTGGAATACCTGCAATAATTATAGCTCAGATATTTATAACATTTAAGATAATAGGAAAAATATAA
- a CDS encoding glucose-6-phosphate isomerase — MERITVDYSKTLGFLKEEEIENIKSQIIDAHNKLHNKTGAGNDFLGWVTLPYDYDKEEFQRILSAAERIRNNSEVFIVIGIGGSYLGARAAIEMLNHSFYNILPSDKRKTPQIFYVGNNISPVYLKDLLDAIEGKDVSINVISKSGTTTEPAIAFRIFKDYLEKKYGKEEARKRIFATTDKAKGALKKLADSEGYETFVIPDDVGGRYSVLTAVGLLPIAVCGIDISGIMRGAKDAADEYSNTDILNNPAYIYAAIRNILYRKGKTTEILVNYEPSLHYFSEWWKQLYGESEGKDNRGIFPASVDFSTDLHSMGQYIQEGMRNIFETVINIEKPRYDVEIFEDKDNIDGLNFLSGKTMDFVNKKAFEGTVLAHNDGGVPNIIVNVPEINEYYFGKLVYMFEKACGISGYVLGVNPFDQPGVEAYKKNMFALLGKPGYESQREELEKRLKK, encoded by the coding sequence ATGGAAAGGATTACTGTTGATTATTCTAAAACATTAGGCTTTTTAAAGGAAGAAGAGATAGAAAATATAAAAAGCCAGATTATCGATGCCCATAATAAACTTCATAATAAGACAGGAGCAGGAAATGACTTTTTAGGATGGGTAACGCTTCCTTATGATTATGATAAAGAAGAATTTCAGAGGATACTTAGTGCAGCTGAAAGGATTAGAAATAATTCCGAGGTTTTTATAGTAATTGGAATAGGTGGTTCATATCTTGGTGCACGTGCAGCAATTGAAATGCTAAATCACAGCTTTTATAATATACTTCCTTCAGATAAGAGAAAAACTCCACAGATTTTTTATGTTGGGAATAATATAAGTCCAGTATATTTAAAGGATCTTTTAGATGCTATTGAAGGTAAGGACGTATCAATTAATGTAATTTCAAAATCAGGAACAACAACTGAACCAGCAATAGCTTTTAGAATATTTAAGGATTACTTAGAAAAGAAATATGGTAAAGAAGAAGCCAGAAAGAGAATTTTTGCAACAACTGATAAAGCAAAGGGAGCATTAAAAAAGCTTGCTGATTCTGAAGGCTATGAAACTTTTGTTATTCCTGATGATGTTGGAGGAAGATATTCTGTACTTACAGCTGTTGGGCTTTTGCCAATTGCAGTTTGTGGTATTGATATTAGTGGGATTATGAGAGGAGCAAAGGATGCTGCTGATGAATATTCAAACACAGATATTTTAAACAATCCTGCATATATTTATGCTGCAATAAGAAATATACTTTATAGAAAGGGAAAAACTACTGAAATACTTGTTAATTATGAGCCTTCTCTTCATTACTTTAGTGAATGGTGGAAACAGCTTTATGGAGAAAGTGAGGGAAAGGATAATAGAGGTATATTCCCTGCGTCAGTTGACTTTTCAACAGACCTACATTCTATGGGGCAATACATACAAGAGGGTATGAGAAACATATTTGAAACTGTTATAAATATAGAAAAACCAAGATATGATGTTGAAATATTTGAAGATAAAGACAACATAGATGGTCTTAACTTTTTAAGTGGTAAGACTATGGATTTTGTAAACAAGAAGGCCTTTGAAGGAACTGTTCTTGCTCATAACGATGGAGGAGTTCCTAATATAATTGTAAACGTTCCAGAAATAAATGAATATTATTTTGGAAAGCTTGTTTATATGTTTGAAAAAGCCTGCGGAATAAGTGGATATGTTCTTGGAGTAAATCCATTTGATCAGCCAGGAGTTGAAGCTTATAAAAAGAACATGTTCGCTCTTTTAGGAAAGCCAGGATATGAAAGTCAAAGAGAAGAATTAGAGAAGAGATTGAAAAAATAG
- a CDS encoding glycine--tRNA ligase produces MAVEKTMEKIVALCKGRGFVFPGSEIYGGLANTWDYGPLGVELKNNVKKAWWKKFIQESPYNVGLDCAILMNPEVWVASGHVGGFSDPLMDCKECKSRFRADKLIEDYLKSKGVENPLVDGWSNEKMMEFIKENNIGCPECNSHNFTDIRQFNLMFKTFQGVTEDTKSQIYLRPETAQGIFVNFKNVQRTTRKKLPFGIGQIGKSFRNEITPGNFTFRTREFEQMELEFFCKPGEDLDWFNYWKEFCKNWLLSLGMKEESIRLRDHSKEELSHYSNATTDIEYKFPFGWGELWGIADRTNFDLTQHINHSGEDLSYFDPDTNEKIVPYCIEPSVGVDRVALAFLIDAYDEEELEKDDKRVVLRLHPAIAPFKAAVLPLTKKLSEGAQKVYSMLSKKFMVDYDETGSIGKRYRRQDEIGTPFCITFDYDSLNDNSVTIRDRDTMQQVRISIDEVEKYIEDKIQF; encoded by the coding sequence ATGGCAGTTGAAAAGACAATGGAAAAAATCGTAGCCTTATGTAAAGGAAGAGGATTTGTATTTCCGGGTTCGGAAATATACGGAGGACTTGCAAATACTTGGGACTATGGTCCACTTGGAGTTGAGCTTAAAAATAATGTTAAAAAAGCTTGGTGGAAAAAGTTTATACAGGAATCTCCCTATAATGTTGGTCTTGATTGTGCAATACTTATGAATCCAGAAGTTTGGGTTGCATCAGGCCATGTAGGAGGCTTTAGTGATCCTTTAATGGATTGTAAAGAGTGTAAATCAAGGTTTAGAGCCGATAAACTAATTGAAGATTATTTAAAGTCTAAGGGTGTTGAAAATCCTTTAGTTGACGGTTGGAGTAACGAAAAAATGATGGAGTTTATTAAAGAAAACAATATAGGATGTCCAGAATGCAATTCCCACAATTTTACTGATATTAGACAGTTTAATCTTATGTTTAAAACCTTTCAGGGTGTTACAGAAGATACAAAATCACAAATATATTTAAGACCAGAAACTGCCCAAGGTATATTTGTAAATTTTAAAAATGTACAAAGGACTACAAGAAAGAAACTTCCCTTTGGAATAGGTCAAATAGGAAAATCCTTTAGAAACGAGATAACACCAGGTAACTTTACATTTAGAACAAGAGAATTTGAACAAATGGAGCTTGAATTCTTTTGTAAGCCCGGAGAGGATTTAGATTGGTTTAATTATTGGAAAGAATTTTGTAAAAATTGGCTTTTGAGCCTTGGAATGAAAGAAGAAAGTATAAGGCTTAGAGATCATTCAAAGGAAGAGCTATCCCATTATAGTAATGCAACAACAGACATAGAATATAAATTCCCCTTTGGATGGGGTGAGCTTTGGGGTATAGCTGACAGAACTAACTTTGATTTGACTCAACACATAAATCATTCAGGAGAGGATTTGTCATATTTTGACCCTGATACAAATGAAAAAATTGTACCTTATTGTATAGAACCTTCTGTAGGTGTTGACAGAGTTGCATTAGCATTTTTAATAGATGCTTATGATGAGGAAGAACTTGAAAAAGATGATAAAAGAGTTGTTTTAAGGTTACATCCAGCTATTGCTCCTTTTAAAGCTGCAGTATTACCTCTCACTAAAAAGCTTAGCGAAGGTGCACAAAAGGTTTACTCAATGCTATCAAAGAAGTTCATGGTTGACTACGATGAAACAGGAAGTATAGGTAAAAGATATAGAAGACAGGATGAAATTGGTACACCATTTTGCATAACCTTTGATTATGATTCATTAAATGACAATAGTGTAACTATAAGAGATAGAGATACAATGCAGCAGGTGAGAATTTCTATAGATGAGGTAGAAAAATATATAGAAGATAAAATCCAATTTTAA
- a CDS encoding DUF6762 family protein: MEADSVVLMEKENGILAKELGSYRIETGIEYIYKAYVEEENVKLFLTTDVDVSDDEYNEIYDEYNFEPLLSLGCEVEEVEGEYNPVWLVRIPFEKVHDDMEKKLNDIVSYHEKEIKSIFKKLRSNPL, encoded by the coding sequence ATGGAAGCTGATAGTGTTGTTTTAATGGAAAAGGAAAATGGTATTCTAGCAAAGGAACTTGGAAGCTATAGAATTGAAACAGGAATAGAATATATATATAAAGCCTATGTTGAAGAGGAAAATGTAAAGTTGTTTCTAACAACTGATGTTGATGTAAGTGATGATGAGTACAATGAAATTTATGATGAATATAATTTTGAACCATTATTGTCTCTTGGCTGTGAAGTTGAAGAGGTAGAAGGTGAGTATAATCCTGTTTGGCTTGTTAGAATACCCTTTGAAAAAGTACATGATGATATGGAGAAAAAATTAAACGATATAGTATCATATCACGAAAAGGAAATAAAAAGTATATTTAAAAAATTAAGAAGCAATCCTCTTTAG
- a CDS encoding AlbA family DNA-binding domain-containing protein, whose protein sequence is MDIQKLLLLLSKDEGPKLDFKVKLIVDTESSKKELAKDVCAIANSRGGRGYIIFGIEDKTKKIIGISKDEFDEEQIQQVVSTRIVPPVPISVEVINFQDKNIGVITIYSTEQKPHQIRETGSFYIRRGSTTDIMHKEEIASMMQDNGLISYELLPVIKASLKDLDEEKIKKFLINSNLPPDINKDILASTGIITIERETGEYHPSCGGLLLFGKLPQNYLPHSLIKVHNNISLSCPQNYIATGTLIEMLDNACNFIFNCLSEYFFPKQIIENLLSKAVIYRDYFEIYNCVEVNLNKNSIEIINPGASTKGFGKSKDVYTKRNMWLYLKFLSLDIDKKYLYNQYTNSKEYKNIKFYNILSRNLFKAIIPIVKKSKQS, encoded by the coding sequence ATGGATATTCAAAAGCTATTGTTACTTCTATCAAAGGATGAAGGTCCAAAACTTGATTTTAAAGTAAAACTAATTGTAGATACCGAAAGCAGTAAAAAAGAACTTGCTAAAGATGTTTGTGCAATTGCAAATTCAAGAGGTGGAAGAGGATATATAATATTTGGAATAGAAGATAAAACTAAAAAAATTATAGGTATTAGCAAGGATGAATTTGATGAGGAGCAAATACAGCAGGTAGTAAGTACAAGAATTGTTCCTCCAGTGCCCATATCCGTTGAAGTTATTAATTTTCAAGATAAAAATATAGGCGTTATAACAATATATAGCACTGAGCAAAAGCCACATCAAATAAGAGAAACTGGTAGCTTTTATATAAGAAGAGGATCAACTACAGATATAATGCATAAAGAAGAAATAGCCTCAATGATGCAGGATAACGGGCTTATTAGTTATGAACTTTTACCAGTTATAAAGGCCTCATTAAAGGATCTTGATGAAGAAAAAATAAAAAAGTTTTTAATTAACTCTAATCTCCCACCAGATATAAATAAAGATATACTTGCAAGTACAGGCATTATTACTATAGAAAGAGAAACAGGTGAATATCATCCATCCTGTGGTGGTTTGCTCCTTTTTGGTAAGTTACCTCAAAACTATCTGCCTCATTCTTTAATTAAAGTTCATAACAATATTAGTTTATCTTGCCCTCAAAATTATATTGCTACTGGTACGCTTATTGAAATGCTTGACAATGCCTGTAATTTTATATTTAACTGCTTATCTGAATATTTTTTCCCAAAACAGATTATTGAAAACCTTCTATCTAAAGCTGTAATATATAGGGATTATTTTGAAATATATAACTGCGTTGAAGTAAATTTAAATAAAAACAGTATAGAAATCATTAACCCTGGTGCTTCTACTAAAGGTTTTGGGAAAAGTAAAGATGTGTATACAAAAAGAAATATGTGGCTCTATTTGAAATTTTTATCATTAGATATTGATAAAAAATACCTTTATAATCAATATACTAATTCAAAGGAATATAAAAACATAAAATTTTATAATATACTTTCCCGTAATTTGTTTAAAGCAATAATACCTATTGTAAAAAAAAGTAAGCAATCCTAA
- a CDS encoding universal stress protein UspA has translation MSDDIMVCVTQQRTCERLINKGSILKEKYESKLYVIHVAKEGTEILGNKDEGNALEYLFDVSKGVGADLTVLKSKNVVDAIVDFAINKKIGHIVLGESPNDKEDGIVTEIRRKLPYCSFYIIPSN, from the coding sequence ATGAGTGACGATATAATGGTATGTGTTACACAACAAAGAACATGTGAAAGACTAATTAATAAAGGCTCAATTCTAAAAGAAAAGTATGAAAGTAAACTTTATGTTATTCATGTTGCAAAGGAAGGTACTGAAATTTTAGGAAACAAAGATGAAGGTAATGCTTTAGAGTATTTATTTGACGTATCAAAGGGGGTAGGAGCGGACCTTACTGTTTTAAAATCTAAGAATGTTGTTGATGCTATTGTAGATTTTGCAATTAACAAAAAAATAGGACATATAGTTTTAGGAGAGTCCCCAAATGATAAAGAGGATGGAATTGTTACAGAAATAAGGAGAAAACTACCTTATTGTAGTTTTTATATTATTCCATCTAATTAA